A window of Argopecten irradians isolate NY chromosome 1, Ai_NY, whole genome shotgun sequence contains these coding sequences:
- the LOC138326640 gene encoding uncharacterized protein: MPLIKSTGTDVALFEFKQNIVRRNDCYLNNYGIWFTIQTHQDLFEVRGSTPQGLYLKSRLDYEKIREYSITVLATLLFEQNDTAEFIINVEDSLTSLTSITKTSTTVLPTEHWLQNH; encoded by the exons ATGCCTTTAATAAAGTCAACAGGAACTGATGTCGCCTTGTTTGAATTCAAGCAGAATATAGTTCGGAGGAATGATTGTTACCTCAATAACTATGGTATATGGTTTACCATTCAG ACACACCAAGACTTATTTGAAGTGAGAGGAAGCACACCACAAGGTTTATATCTCAAATCGAGGCTCGACTACGAGAAAATCAGAGAATATAGCATCACTGTGTTAGCTACT TTGCTCTTTGAACAAAATGACACCGCGGAATTCATCATAAATGTTGAAGAT agTTTGACCTCTTTGACATCCATTACTAAAACTTCGACCACAGTGCTGCCGACAG AACACTGGCTCCAGAATCATTGA